From a region of the Coprococcus comes ATCC 27758 genome:
- a CDS encoding ABC transporter substrate-binding protein, with protein sequence MKKRLFATLLACAMTVSLVACGGSSSSSEKKEDTSDSKKQEASTEEEVTDITKMSDDEIKEAMKKEPAWGTTITAEYDGGDCTSGPSMAKALGYYDNWGLDVQIAAGTEITEALGTGKAQFGAHHIAHMLVPITNGMDIVFTGSAQTGCKSLYVLADSGIESTKDLEGTTIGMDSPIGGSSHNMIIRFFLADGLKQDAATCVQVESSAAIQSLQSGDIKACLLSDRFAKKFVDDGTLKVLRSITWDDDFKDETCCVMAMSGKFVKENPVISQVLTKCVMDAYMYIAENKDEAAQIMLDEGMVSGDIELTKYMLDQQNWAVSNADTKKTIEAVAKDYIDAGIISSDWTVDKVVETAWQPLAEKVSTK encoded by the coding sequence ATGAAAAAAAGATTGTTTGCAACGTTACTTGCATGCGCAATGACCGTATCACTGGTTGCATGTGGCGGTTCATCAAGCTCATCAGAAAAGAAGGAAGACACAAGTGATTCCAAAAAACAGGAAGCTTCTACAGAGGAAGAAGTGACTGATATCACAAAAATGTCAGATGATGAAATTAAAGAAGCAATGAAAAAAGAACCGGCATGGGGAACAACCATCACAGCAGAATATGATGGTGGTGACTGTACATCAGGACCTAGCATGGCAAAAGCACTTGGATACTATGATAATTGGGGATTAGATGTTCAGATCGCAGCTGGTACTGAAATCACAGAAGCACTTGGAACCGGAAAAGCACAGTTTGGAGCACATCATATTGCACATATGTTAGTTCCAATCACAAATGGAATGGACATTGTATTTACAGGAAGTGCGCAGACAGGATGCAAATCTTTATATGTACTTGCTGATTCAGGAATCGAATCAACAAAAGATCTGGAAGGAACAACTATTGGTATGGACAGCCCGATCGGTGGATCTTCACATAACATGATCATCCGTTTCTTCCTTGCAGACGGACTGAAACAGGATGCAGCAACATGTGTACAGGTTGAATCAAGTGCAGCAATCCAGTCTCTTCAGTCAGGTGATATCAAAGCTTGCCTTCTGAGTGACCGTTTTGCAAAGAAATTCGTAGATGACGGAACATTAAAAGTTCTTCGTTCTATCACATGGGATGATGATTTCAAAGATGAAACATGCTGCGTAATGGCTATGAGCGGAAAATTCGTAAAAGAAAATCCGGTAATCTCTCAGGTACTTACAAAATGTGTAATGGATGCATATATGTACATTGCAGAAAACAAAGACGAAGCTGCACAGATCATGCTTGATGAGGGTATGGTATCTGGTGACATCGAGCTTACAAAATACATGCTTGACCAGCAGAACTGGGCAGTATCCAATGCTGATACAAAGAAAACAATTGAAGCTGTTGCAAAGGACTACATTGATGCAGGAATCATCAGCTCTGACTGGACTGTAGATAAAGTCGTAGAGACAGCATGGCAGCCACTTGCTGAAAAAGTAAGCACAAAATAA
- a CDS encoding ABC transporter ATP-binding protein: MASVDEKQGHGRVLEFDKVTKSFAKTDSNEITHALAEVNLTIQPGEFVSIVGTSGCGKSTILRLIAGLIRPTTGEIRLGGKPIDGAGPDRGMVFQKATLFPWLTVEKNVSFSLRMQKKQDKELVEHMLKMVGLEDFRKDYPHQLSGGMAQRVALVRSLINHPDILLLDEPLGALDAFTRMNMQDEILNIWREQKQTVVMVTHDVEEAIYMGTRVLVMEPRPGRVKADIPIELAEPKQRDSEEFQAYRNRILKMLDLKHHTDH; encoded by the coding sequence ATGGCATCAGTGGATGAGAAGCAGGGACACGGGCGTGTCCTGGAGTTTGACAAAGTAACAAAGAGTTTTGCAAAGACAGACAGTAATGAGATCACACATGCGCTGGCAGAGGTGAATCTGACGATCCAGCCAGGTGAGTTTGTCAGTATTGTTGGAACAAGTGGATGTGGAAAATCAACGATTTTACGATTGATCGCAGGACTGATCAGACCGACTACCGGTGAGATCAGACTTGGTGGAAAACCGATTGATGGAGCCGGACCGGATCGTGGAATGGTATTCCAGAAAGCAACATTGTTTCCATGGCTTACGGTAGAGAAGAATGTGTCCTTCAGCTTGCGTATGCAGAAAAAGCAGGATAAAGAACTGGTAGAGCATATGCTGAAAATGGTAGGACTTGAAGATTTCCGGAAAGATTATCCACATCAGCTCTCCGGAGGTATGGCGCAGAGAGTGGCGCTGGTAAGATCGCTGATCAATCATCCGGATATTCTGCTTTTGGACGAGCCTCTTGGCGCGCTGGATGCATTTACCAGAATGAATATGCAGGATGAGATCCTGAACATCTGGAGAGAGCAGAAACAGACGGTCGTCATGGTTACACATGATGTGGAAGAAGCAATCTATATGGGAACAAGAGTTCTGGTTATGGAACCAAGACCGGGACGTGTAAAGGCAGATATACCGATTGAACTGGCTGAACCAAAGCAGAGAGACAGCGAAGAGTTCCAGGCATATCGGAACAGGATCCTGAAGATGCTCGATCTGAAGCATCATACAGATCATTAA